A genomic region of Arachis hypogaea cultivar Tifrunner chromosome 5, arahy.Tifrunner.gnm2.J5K5, whole genome shotgun sequence contains the following coding sequences:
- the LOC112801564 gene encoding UDP-glycosyltransferase 708G1 yields MSSSSCVAHVALLPSAGMGHLTPFLRLAAMLCHHHCHVTLITPKPTVSNAESNLLSKFFSAFPQVNQLNLHLLPSSHTANADPFFLQFDAIRRSCHLLHPLLSSLSPPLSSFVYDMTLISPVLPVATAIGVPHYILFTSSASMFCFYSYFPKAAESTFDGDGIDIPGFSYVSKSSLPPQLLDRDGIYRKLFLEDSPKVTKLHGVFLNTFEEVESKTLKALNAGEVVKDMPPVHALGPFVPCYEFEGLGERGESLKWLDKQPNGSVIYVCFGSRIALKSNQIREIGDGLVRSGFRFLWVVKGNKVDKEDEEKGLEGVLGIELAERITKDNKGLVVKEWVDQRQILDHSAVGGFFSHCGWNSVMEAAFYGVPILGWPLLGDQKINAEFVVSNGGFGIWKKDWGWEGERLVRGEEIGDAIKELMRNESLITKAEEVKMAARKAIGVGGGSEINLQKITEQWKKSQ; encoded by the coding sequence atgtcttcttcttcttgtgttGCTCATGTGGCTCTCTTGCCAAGTGCAGGCATGGGGCATCTAACCCCGTTTCTAAGGCTTGCAGCAATGctctgccaccaccactgccacGTCACACTCATAACCCCAAAACCAACCGTTTCTAACGCTGAATCAAACCTTCTCTCAAAGTTCTTCTCTGCTTTCCCACAGGTCAACCAACTCAACCTTcaccttctcccttcttctcacaCTGCAAATGCAGACCCTTTCTTCCTCCAATTCGACGCCATTCGCCGCTCCTGCCACCTTCTCCATCCTCTCTTGTCCTCCCTCTCTCCACCTTTGTCCTCATTCGTCTATGACATGACACTGATCTCACCCGTTCTTCCAGTTGCAACCGCCATTGGCGTTCCTCACTATATCTTGTTCACTTCCTCTGCTTCCATGTTCTGTTTCTATTCCTACTTCCCCAAAGCAGCTGAATCCACTTTTGACGGCGATGGTATTGATATTCCGGGTTTTTCATATGTGTCTAAATCATCGCTCCCTCCGCAGCTTCTTGACAGGGACGGTATCTACCGCAAACTTTTCTTGGAAGACAGTCCTAAGGTCACAAAACTACATGGTGTCTTTCTCAACACGTTTGAAGAGGTGGAGTCGAAGACTCTTAAGGCTCTTAACGCTGGGGAAGTGGTGAAAGACATGCCACCGGTTCACGCTCTTGGACCCTTTGTTCCCTGCTATGAGTTTGAGGGTTTAGGCGAAAGGGGAGAGTCATTGAAGTGGCTTGATAAACAGCCTAATGGTTCTGTTATTTATGTTTGCTTTGGAAGCAGAATAGCTTTGAAAAGTAACCAAATTAGAGAGATCGGAGATGGGTTGGTGAGAAGTGGATTCAGGTTTCTGTGGGTTGTGAAGGGTAACAAGGTTGATAAGGAAGATGAAGAGAAAGGGTTAGAAGGGGTATTAGGAATTGAGCTTGCAGAGAGGATTACAAAGGACAATAAGGGGTTGGTGGTTAAAGAATGGGTTGACCAAAGGCAGATTCTTGATCATAGTGCTGTTGGAGGGTTTTTTAGTCATTGTGGTTGGAACTCAGTTATGGAAGCGGCATTTTATGGTGTTCCCATATTGGGATGGCCTTTGTTAGGAGATCAAAAGATAAATGCAGAATTTGTGGTGTCAAATGGAGGGTTTGGTATTTGGAAGAAGGATTGGGGTTGGGAAGGGGAAAGGTTGGTGAGAGGGGAGGAAATTGGAGACGCCATTAAAGAGTTGATGAGGAATGAGTCTTTGATTACCAAAGCTGAGGAAGTGAAAATGGCCGCAAGGAAGGCCATAGGTGTTGGTGGTGGTTCTGAGATTAATCTTCAGAAAATCACTGAGCAATGGAAgaagagtcaatga